In Diachasmimorpha longicaudata isolate KC_UGA_2023 chromosome 7, iyDiaLong2, whole genome shotgun sequence, the following proteins share a genomic window:
- the LOC135164917 gene encoding death-associated inhibitor of apoptosis 1-like: MMDCIGHRRDTLIRDNLTPLKSSDNLRLQGQCPSPPTVNNQNQVDETDNIDYRLEAARLASYRNWPATFMDTSKLAAAGFYYTGETDRVKCFECGIEIFQWVEGDNPMSDHRRWRSTCKFIRKQPCGNVPIGVDPNTVPVPPPRSRDVCGRYGEDYRPNTSPDFRSGPTEFQFPSTARLGSLGLAKPKGPTHPEFASHDARLRTFDNWPKSMPQTKEELADAGFYYTGRGDETQCYMCGGGLKDWEPKDTPWEQHAKWFSKCYYVLLIKGQAFIDSVNGQCVPPPTREETLQMDLPSFIEKVKPPPQAEAEGKGEAEGEAAKEPASGIASSSRPNSPPKSKNADDARMCKICYNEELGVVFLPCRHMVACVKCAPGMTSCAVCREPVTMTVRAIIS; encoded by the exons ATGATGGATTGTATAGGCCACAGAAGGGATACGCTGATAAGGGATAATTTAACGCCACTGAAATCATCAGACAACCTTCGACTACAGGGACAGTGTCCAAGTCCACCAACAGTGAACAATCAGAATCAAGTTGATGAGACGGACAacatcgattatcgattggaaGCAGCGAGACTAGCGAGCTATCGAAATTGGCCAGCCACTTTCATGGACACTAGTAAATTAGCAGCTGCTGGATTTTATTATACTGGTGAAACAGATCGTGTTAAATGTTTTGAGTGTGGTATTGAGATATTCCAGTGGGTCGAGGGTGATAATCCAATGTCGGATCATCGACGCTGGAGGTCGACGTGTAAATTTATACGAAAACAGCCGTGTGGTAATGTACCAATTGGTGTTGATCCCAATACAGTGCCAGTGCCACCACCGAGGAGTAGAGATGTTTGTGGACGTTATGGTGAAGATTATCGGCCAAACACATCACCAGATTTTCGCAGTGGACCGACTGAATTCCAATTTCCAAGTACAGCTAGATTAGGAAGTCTGGGCTTGGCCAAACCCAAGGGGCCAACACATCCTGAATTTGCTAGCCACGATGCCAGGCTGAGGACGTTCGATAATTGGCCCAAATCTATGCCACAGACGAAGGAAGAGCTGGCTGATGCTGGATTTTATTACACTGGACGAGGGGATGAGACGCAGTGCTACATGTGTGGGGGTGGACTCAAGGATTGGGAGCCCAAGGATACTCCCTGGGAGCAACATGCCAAGTGGTTCAGCAAGTGCTATTATGTGCTGCTGATCAAGGGACAGGCGTTCATTGACAGTGTCAACGGACAGTGTGTACCACCACCTACGAGAGAG GAAACACTTCAGATGGATTTGCCTAGCTTCATTGAGAAGGTCAAACCGCCTCCGCAAGCAGAGGCAGAGGGAAAGGGCGAGGCTGAGGGCGAGGCTGCCAAGGAGCCAGCTTCAGGGATAGCGTCGTCATCGCGTCCCAATTCGCCGCCCAAAAGTAAAAATGCTGATGACGCGAGGATGTGCAAAATTTGCTACAACGAGGAATTAGGTGTTGTGTTTTTACCCTGTAGACACATGGTCGCTTGTGTCAAGTGTGCACCCGGTATGACATCTTGCGCTGTGTGCCGCGAACCGGTTACAATGACCGTTCGTGCGATAATCTCTTAG
- the LOC135164910 gene encoding CWF19-like protein 2 yields MYIQFESSRVKDTQREAIRDARKRILAEAEERYHRKEGQRERARQRGDDKWMLPSVDAKVSEKSKKRSKKEKKTKHRKRRRRSSSDSSSDSSDGEEDKWVEKCPSQEPSKDPPERLERDEWMNLSGAFDCAPREKKTKNEQVNKETCILDKPGQSSRELNPHWRHGGTGLPDEDKKSKVTNPEWLKKSLQRAEEQAEEEGRSLEEIAEERWGSLDAIKSMIEEAEQGSRPSGSSRRQYEVDRHRRHHRNRSRSRSRSGERRNNFRDWKYPDNRKKPSFKVPADDADNSRCHSSSRSTSSRKSWRKPEANDAIRLQESSSGSKAHGKEKSSEDEPSSGDEKPKEETAEAIMSEDELNKLGARIVKAEIMGDMDLAQELKEKLERAREMKKQTRKSREAERGGVKDVILTVTNSRGMSKPLEPRSRYEEPQGGRRKSKKVETHDKGQRVRYFADDDKYNLQQMFEREKGESSRHKDDSAFVKIASKSMDMEELFEQSITRGESDAKEDLRDKMRAIKEHNRMEKSLDSCKLCFDSKEMLKHLIVAMGNKTYLSLPPHVSLTPGHCIIAPIHHSPCQTQLDEDIYEELQVFKKAITKMCADNKLYPVFFEVAMGVHRFPHMQLECVPIPEELGSMAPMYFKKALLECEMEWSTNKKVVDLSKKNVRQSIPKGLPYFTVDFGDGGPGFAHVIEDEKLFPRNFAQEIIGGMMDLDSHMWRKPRRENFECQRKKVIEFAEKWKKYDPTI; encoded by the coding sequence ATGTACATTCAGTTCGAGAGTTCCAGGGTGAAAGATACCCAGAGGGAAGCTATAAGAGACGCCCGGAAAAGAATTTTGGCTGAGGCAGAGGAGAGATATCACAGgaaagagggacagagggagagagctAGACAGCGTGGAGATGATAAGTGGATGTTGCCTTCGGTGGATGCAAAGGTATCTGAAAAATCGAAGAAGCGAAGcaagaaggagaaaaaaacgaaGCACCGGAAAAGACGAAGGAGGAGTTCTTCAGATTCGTCTAGTGATTCATCTGATGGAGAGGAAGACAAATGGGTCGAAAAGTGTCCTTCCCAGGAACCTTCGAAGGATCCACCTGAACGACTGGAGCGAGACGAGTGGATGAATCTCTCCGGAGCTTTTGATTGTGCTCCaagggagaaaaaaacgaagaaCGAACAGGTCAACAAGGAAACCTGCATCTTGGACAAGCCTGGTCAGAGCTCGAGAGAGCTGAATCCCCACTGGAGGCACGGGGGAACAGGTCTTCCCgatgaagataaaaaatccAAGGTCACGAATCCTGAGTGGCTCAAGAAGAGTCTCCAAAGGGCGGAAGAGCAGGCGGAAGAGGAGGGAAGATCCTTGGAGGAAATCGCTGAGGAGAGATGGGGCTCTCTAGATGCTATTAAATCAATGATAGAGGAGGCAGAGCAAGGCAGCAGACCCTCAGGGTCATCTCGTCGACAGTACGAGGTCGACAGGCACAGAAGGCACCATAGGAATCGCAGCAGGAGCCGTTCCAGAAGTGGAGAGAGAAGAAATAATTTCCGAGACTGGAAATACCCGGACAACAGAAAAAAACCATCATTCAAGGTGCCAGCAGATGACGCTGATAATTCTCGCTGTCATTCATCGAGCAGATCAACTTCTTCGAGGAAGAGCTGGAGGAAACCTGAGGCTAACGATGCGATTAGACTTCAGGAGTCTTCCTCAGGATCAAAGGCACATGGAaaggaaaaatcgagtgaaGATGAGCCCTCTTCAGGGGATGAAAAACCAAAAGAAGAGACTGCTGAAGCGATCATGTCTGAGGATGAATTGAATAAACTCGGGGCTAGGATCGTGAAAGCTGAGATAATGGGGGACATGGATCTAGCTCAGGagctgaaagaaaaattggagagagcaagggagatgaaaaaacaaaCGCGCAAATCACGCGAGGCGGAACGCGGAGGAGTGAAGGATGTCATACTGACTGTGACCAATTCCAGGGGAATGTCCAAACCTTTGGAGCCCCGAAGCCGGTACGAGGAGCCCCAGGGAGGCAGGAGGAAGAGTAAAAAGGTCGAGACTCATGATAAAGGACAGCGAGTCAGATACTTTGCTGATGACGATAAATACAATCTTCAGCAGATGTTCGAGAGGGAAAAAGGAGAGTCGAGTCGACACAAGGATGATTCTGCATTTGTGAAGATTGCTTCGAAGAGCATGGATATGGAGGAATTGTTCGAGCAGAGCATAACTAGGGGTGAGAGCGACGCCAAAGAGGATTTGAGGGACAAGATGAGGGCCATCAAGGAGCACAACAGGATGGAGAAGAGTTTGGACAGCTGTAAATTGTGCTTCGATTCCAAGGAGATGCTGAAGCATCTCATTGTCGCTATGGGGAACAAAACGTACTTATCCCTTCCGCCTCACGTGTCTTTAACCCCTGGACATTGCATTATCGCGCCTATTCATCACAGTCCTTGTCAGACGCAACTGGACGAAGATATTTACGAGGAACTTCAAGTATTCAAGAAGGCGATTACTAAAATGTGTGCAGATAATAAACTGTATCCTGTGTTCTTTGAAGTCGCCATGGGTGTCCACAGGTTCCCCCATATGCAGCTGGAGTGTGTGCCCATACCTGAGGAGTTAGGCAGCATGGCTCCCATGTACTTCAAGAAAGCTCTTCTGGAGTGCGAAATGGAATGGTCAACTAATAAAAAAGTTGTCGAtctgtcgaaaaaaaatgttagacAGTCGATTCCCAAAGGTCTGCCGTATTTCACGGTAGATTTTGGCGATGGCGGGCCAGGTTTTGCTCATGTCATTGAGGATGAGAAACTCTTTCCAAGGAATTTCGCGCAGGAGATTATTGGAGGTATGATGGATTTGGATTCTCATATGTGGCGAAAACCTAGGCGGGAGAACTTCGAGTGTCAGAGGAAGAAAGTTATCGAATTTgccgaaaagtggaaaaaatacgATCCTACGATTTAA
- the LOC135164912 gene encoding baculoviral IAP repeat-containing protein 7: MNIEENRLRTFSDWPQDAAVNATRIAKGGFYYTGHSLEVQCFICGIRISDWNYGDQVMVRHRQAEPNCPFVRNPATTCNVPIVESLESITSQPTSSSRGSRGSDARGDGDQASWATTIVQSENPRVEYGSFAQRLTSFRNWPSTAAVTPEQLARAGFYYLQSEDMVECAFCRGIMRMWEVGEDPDVEHRIGFPHCDFYAQQESNSGLSTDKEELGNVKLLSAPAADLHRLGIQKHSAPRQPKHATYEGRLRTFQGWPENLRQTPEMLATAGFYYVASGDQVRCFHCDGGLHNWETDDDPWTEHARWFPKCGYVAMVRGQEFIRHCVDNRPPLDPLIFLGVAEDGEEDVTGTSMGSSRSSGSTSTSRSRPISDSQLEELLLSTPAIAALQIGLNVGRVKRALRERMETMGTPYTNADQLIEHVRHIHLNEESNGLDNNVESSSSELATLLSHVISVQSSSNRAPESARTNGKQNDMKFKKNSDQENRDDPGHSDDKSVQRKTENGMSDEPLSLEEENRRLREARLCKICMDREVSVVFLPCGHLATCIHCAPSLADCPMCRQEIRATVRTFLA, translated from the exons ATGAATATTGAGGAGAATCGTCTGAGAACCTTCAGTGACTGGCCCCAGGACGCAGCTGTCAATGCCACCAGAATTGCAAAGGGTGGATTTTACTATACCGGCCACTCTCTGGAGGTCCAGTGCTTCATCTGTGGTATTAGAATATCCGATTGGAATTATGGTGATCAAGTGATGGTGAGACACAGACAGGCAGAGCCCAACTGTCCATTTGTCAGGAATCCCGCTACTACTTGCAATGTGCCAATTGTTGAATCACTCGAGAGCATCACTTCTCAGCCAACATCGTCTTCACGTGGATCACGAGGAAGTGATGCACGCGGTGATGGTGATCAGGCCTCCTGGGCAACAACAATTGTCCAGAGTGAAAATCCCAGGGTCGAGTATGGCAGCTTTGCACAGAGACTTACTTCCTTTCGGAATTGGCCGAGCACTGCTGCTGTTACACCTGAGCAGCTTGCCAGGGCTGGATTTTACTACCTCCAGTCGGAAGatatg GTGGAGTGTGCTTTTTGTAGAGGAATCATGAGAATGTGGGAAGtgggggaagatccagacgtTGAGCATCGAATTGGATTTCCCCACTGTGATTTTTACGCGCAGCAGGAATCCAATTCAG ggCTGTCGACGGACAAAGAGGAATTAGGAAATGTTAAATTACTTTCGGCACCGGCTGCGGATTTACACAGACTAGGAATTCAGAAGCACTCCGCCCCTAGACAACCTAAGCATGCTACCTATGAGGGCAGATTACGAACATTCCAAGGGTGGCCGGAGAATCTTAGACAGACACCTGAAATGCTTGCGACAGCTGGTTTTTATTATGTTG CTTCAGGAGACCAAGTTCGATGTTTTCACTGCGACGGAGGTCTCCACAATTGGGAAACAGACGACGATCCTTGGACGGAGCACGCCCGTTGGTTCCCCAAATGCGGATACGTTGCAATGGTTCGTGGCCAGGAGTTCATTCGTCACTGCGTTGATAATCGACCTCCCCTGGATCCTCTGATATTCTTAGGAGTGGCTGAAGATGGTGAGGAGGATGTTACAGGTACATCGATGGGCTCATCAAGATCCTCGGGCTCAACATCCACATCCCGGAGCAGGCCAATTTCAGATTCACAACTGGAAGAGCTTTTGCTCTCAACACCAGCGATAGCAGCCCTTCAGATTGGATTGAATGTTGGTAGAGTCAAAAGGGCACTGAGAGAACGAATGGAAACAATGGGTACACCGTATACAAATGCTGATCAGCTGATTGAACATGTTCGTCATATTCATTTGAATGAGGAGAGCAATGG ACTTGACAATAATGTGGAATCATCGTCCTCCGAGCTTGCAACATTGCTGAGTCACGTGATAAGCGTGCAGTCGTCATCAAACCGAGCCCCAGAATCAGCGCGAACGAATGGCAAACAAAACGATATGAAATTCAAGAAGAACTCTGACCAGGAAAATCGAGACGATCCCGGACACTCAGATGACAAAAGTGTACAGAGGAAAACGGAAAATGGAATGAGCGACGAGCCAC tatctCTGGAGGAAGAGAATCGAAGGCTGAGGGAGGCTCGTTTATGCAAAATATGCATGGACCGAGAAGTATCCGTTGTCTTTCTACCCTGTGGTCATCTTGCTACCTGCATACACTGCGCTCCATCACTTGCTGACTGTCCCATGTGTCGACAGGAAATTCGTGCTACTGTTCGCACATTTCTTGCTTAA